The DNA segment TGAAAATTGGGGTCGAGAATTGTGGTTTGATTCCTGCTAATATCTGCGGGAATGCCTAAATTAATAATGCCAGAGGTAACTAATCCATTGCTGGCATCATTGACGATGCGATCGCCTAAAGATTCCCAAGCATTATCCTTGAGATAATACCACTGGAGTTTATATTCTTCCTGCCGACGCAAGCTTATATCCGCCGTTTCTTCTGCTACCTGAAACAATAGGGGTAAGGCTGTAGGCGGGTCTAGGTTTTGTAACCCAATGAATAATTCACCTTCCTGGTTGAAATAGGGGAGCAAAGGAGGATTTACTGCCAAATTTACCTTTGCAAACCCACCGAAAGGATGTAGATGAAAAAGGATGCAATCGCTCATACCTGCTTGAGCAGTGTACTTGAGAGAGAGCGATCGCACAACCGGCAGATATGGTTCGTTAGGAATAATCGGTTCATCATCAAGGTTTACATAATAGGTAGTAGCCGCAAATATTGATTTGTCTGGTCGGCGGTAATAAGCGCCGATGACCGCTTGTCGCTTCTGGTTACTACTAACAACTACCGTCTGATTGGTGGCTGCTGCTAGTACCTGCTTCGCCAACACTCTGGGATATTGTTCATGGAGAAAGTTACCCGACAATTGCAACCGCAGAAAACCAGTTTTAGTCTGAGGAGTGAACATTTCCACTGGTGCGGATTGATCAAAAGAATCTAGTTTTAAATTTGCTAATTTACTAGTAAGAGAAATTTCGGGAGTATCCAACAGATTAGCAGTTACATTAGCAGTAGTCGGATACCAAGTTTTTTGACGCAAACCTTGAATTTTGACTTTTCCTGGTTGAAAGTTAGCAGGAATATCATAGCCAGCGTAGAACTCTATCCAATTATTAGGTTTTGGTGTTGCCAATTCTAGGGAAATTGTCAAGGCAATCAGGCGTTTTTGTAATACTTCTTGACTACCGATATAGAGATTAGCTTTGTCTTGAGGCTGGAAACCAAAAGGCTCAAAGGGTCTGGCAGGATTTAGGACAGAAACATCATTTTGTACTACCAGATTACGCACCTCATCCACACGGGTTTGCACCGTAATATCGAGGATTTGGGCATCTCGAAAATAATGATAAGGCGATCGCTCATTCACCAACAGCTGATGATTCAATTCCAGCCTAGCTACAGGTATCGGTCGTTCTAGTTGTAGAGGTAAATTCAGTTCTTTGGGGTCGTAGGGAATCGGTGCATCTGGGCGATAGGGTAAGATGGGAGCCACATCCGCCGCCAGTTCTACTACCAAATACAAATTAGAACCATCCCATCTAGTCTGCTCTTGACCATTGGTAGCAAGTTGACCAACAGGTAAAATAGGGGCAGGTATCCATGCTTTCTCACCACTGAGATAAACTACAAACGCCTGATGTAGTTGATTATCGGGTAGCCGTGGGAAAAAGCCCCCCAGGGATAACTTAAATTCAACAACACGCCGACCCTCTTGTAATAAAAGCACATCAGAAGCGATCGCCACTCCTAAACGTGCATGATCACGCTGTTCATTACCAAAAGGCAACCATGTCTTAACAATTTGTTCTTGGGGAAATGCTCCCCCCTTCCCATCCACAGAATTGGCGACTGGTGAAGCATACAAACCCGTAAGATTTTGCGGAACTGCTGCTGTTTTCCTCTCTTGGGAGTCGAGAAACAATCCTTTGAGGCTAGCAATTTGGGCTTTATGAATAACCGTTTCTGCATCAAGCTGATAAAACAGGTCTACCCCTGTCGCATCTTTCCCCGCCTTGAAACTGGTACCAGCCGTCAGTTTATATTCCCGTTGAGATTTAGCTAACTCAAACAGCAAGTGAACCTGATCAGCTTGGGCTGGGCGATCTGGTAGTAACAGTACTTGACGGTAGAAAAAGTCCAAGTGTCGCTGCGTCAAGCGATTGAGGTCATCCCGTGCAGGTTGCAGCACCTCCAAAAAAGCAAAATAAAGCGATAAAAAAGGCTGATGGTCTTGGCGATCGCTTAAACTAGCCTTTAAGTAATTCGGCGCTTGTTGAATAATCTGCCGATAAGTTTGCAACAACACCTGAAACACCGTATCCAGTTCTGTCCGTGCGTCCTTAACTGTACCCATCAACGGAGTCCGGTCACTTCTTAAAGGTGCATCGATAGTTAACCCAAATACCCCACTAAACCCCCGATAAAATTCCTCATCCACATTCCCGCAGCCCAACTCAAAAGACTGCATCCTCATTAAAGGTTCCGTCAAGTTTGTTTTGACTAATCCTTTAATTACGGATTTCAAAGGCGTATAAGCTTCTATCCCTAGATACCATTGTTGTATCTTTGTCAATATCTCAGTTTTCCAAATACTTAATACTTCACTGAGACTAGTAACAGTGCGTTCCGCCAAAAACGCTGCCAACTTTTGACTATATATATCCTTAACTACTTGCGGAGAAACCTTACTAATCAAAGCAATTTGAATCGGAGTATTACCCTCAAAAAAGTTTTGCCAATTACCATCCGCATCGCTGGGACTCCAAGGCTGATTCTCCGCCCTGTAATACATCACCTTTGCACTCAGACGATATACCAAAACCAAAAAGTCAGCCAAATCACGCTCATCCACACCAATAGAAGCGGGAGACAAAGCTGAAACCTGGCGCTGGCGCTGGCTCACCCCATCGCGGATTAACGGGTTTTTCGGTAGATCGCGGTTGTTGCTCATTGAATCGGGAGTGGGGGAAAAAGAGAAGTGTTGACCAATTACCAATGACTAATTACCACTTCCTTCTTGTAGGTAGAAGGGGTAGACAAAGTTAAAGCGGGAATTTGTGCTGATGATGGTGCAATCTACAATGATTTGAATTAAGCCTTGGGCATCGGCTTCGTTAACTGCTGATGGATTTTGGCGATCGCTTATTCCTTGTTGAATATCTAGCTTGTTTAGGCGGATACGAGGCTCGTAATATAAAATTGCCGTCCGTACCAGTTCTTTAATATTGCTAGCTACTGTAGGGCTAAGGCTTTCAAAGAGTAAGTCTTGCAAATTACAACCATAGTTGGGCTGCATTACTCGCTCACCCAAATTGGTAGACAAGAGAATTTGCAGGCTCTCTCGAATATCGTCTTCTGCACTGACAAGTCGGACACTCCTGGCTTTTTTCTCAAAGGTAGGGGGAAAACCCCAACCAGTACCTAAATAAGCGTTGCTCTCGTCGTCCATATCAGCCTCCAATGAGTACGGTAAATTCTCCCAAAACTATCGAGCCTCCGTGTGCTGTTGTATCACCCAAACGGGCAGCAGGTTTGCCCCCAATCATCACAGTTGAAGAACCAAGAACGATCGCATCAGGAGGCCCGACGCAGACACAACTATCACCAAGGACAGCCGCAGGTAAACCCCGAATCAAAACTGTAGGTACACCCGGCCCCACAATCGCCCCCCCAACATGAGGGATAGGAGGAAGACCAGGAGTTTGCATTGGACAAATGTGCATATCAGTAAGACGAGCGGCGGGTTTTCCCATAAGATTCCTTTTGGAGTAGGGGCAGGGGGAGCAGGGCAGGGGAGGTGGGGAGGATAAACTTCAGACCTCAGCAGCAGTCAACACCTTAATTAATCATTACTAATGAACCTTTTAGAACAGCGATCGCACTACTGGAAACTTCTGCGCCGGCGTTACCTTGGGCTTTGAATTGGGCGTTGGCTGCGATATTCACATTCAAGCCCTCAATGCTGACATCTTGAGTGGCTTTGAGGGTCAGTTTACCTGTGGCTTCTAGGGTGATGTCTTTGGGGCTATTCATGGCAATACCGCGATCGCTCATAGCGAAGGTGTTGCCGTTTTGGTCGGTGAGGGTGATACCTTTGTCTTCGTCGGAGATGGTGACTTTATTACCTCCTGGGGTTTGTAGGGTAATTATTTTCTTGTCGTCATCAAAAGTTAGCTGCATTTGAGAGCGCGTAAAAAACCCTTTGCGATGGTTTTCGGCGGTAGCGCGTAAAGGGGCTGGTTTAGCACTACTATTCAACATCCCTAAAACTACAGGATCACGGGGGTCATCGTTGAGAAAACCGAGTATTACCTCATCGCCGACTTCGGGACGAAAGAAGGAACCGCGATTATTCCCCGCGTCTAGGGTGGCAATTCGCGCCC comes from the Nostoc sp. PCC 7120 = FACHB-418 genome and includes:
- a CDS encoding baseplate J/gp47 family protein; the encoded protein is MSNNRDLPKNPLIRDGVSQRQRQVSALSPASIGVDERDLADFLVLVYRLSAKVMYYRAENQPWSPSDADGNWQNFFEGNTPIQIALISKVSPQVVKDIYSQKLAAFLAERTVTSLSEVLSIWKTEILTKIQQWYLGIEAYTPLKSVIKGLVKTNLTEPLMRMQSFELGCGNVDEEFYRGFSGVFGLTIDAPLRSDRTPLMGTVKDARTELDTVFQVLLQTYRQIIQQAPNYLKASLSDRQDHQPFLSLYFAFLEVLQPARDDLNRLTQRHLDFFYRQVLLLPDRPAQADQVHLLFELAKSQREYKLTAGTSFKAGKDATGVDLFYQLDAETVIHKAQIASLKGLFLDSQERKTAAVPQNLTGLYASPVANSVDGKGGAFPQEQIVKTWLPFGNEQRDHARLGVAIASDVLLLQEGRRVVEFKLSLGGFFPRLPDNQLHQAFVVYLSGEKAWIPAPILPVGQLATNGQEQTRWDGSNLYLVVELAADVAPILPYRPDAPIPYDPKELNLPLQLERPIPVARLELNHQLLVNERSPYHYFRDAQILDITVQTRVDEVRNLVVQNDVSVLNPARPFEPFGFQPQDKANLYIGSQEVLQKRLIALTISLELATPKPNNWIEFYAGYDIPANFQPGKVKIQGLRQKTWYPTTANVTANLLDTPEISLTSKLANLKLDSFDQSAPVEMFTPQTKTGFLRLQLSGNFLHEQYPRVLAKQVLAAATNQTVVVSSNQKRQAVIGAYYRRPDKSIFAATTYYVNLDDEPIIPNEPYLPVVRSLSLKYTAQAGMSDCILFHLHPFGGFAKVNLAVNPPLLPYFNQEGELFIGLQNLDPPTALPLLFQVAEETADISLRRQEEYKLQWYYLKDNAWESLGDRIVNDASNGLVTSGIINLGIPADISRNQTTILDPNFHWLKVTIPARSRTVCEIIGVHTQAARVTFKDAGNDPNHLGSPLAGGTISKLAVPQPEVKKIAQPYTSFGGRVKEQPENFYIRISERLRHKGRAVAIFDYERLVLEKFPQIYKVRCINHGQFDDAQEQLYELAPGSVTLAVIPDLSQRSTTNDLEPKVNINLLQEIEKYLASVSSPWAMIKVVNPQYERIQVDFQVKLKAPYSSNFGYYRRELQQAIVGFLTPWTVDSGADINFGGKVYRSSILKFVEEQYYVDYVVNFKMNLNNQQDIREAIAITPRSVITSVSPKTSNQDHMIEEFIEQAIVFNNQKLESGVLGYESLNDLELGE
- a CDS encoding GPW/gp25 family protein is translated as MDDESNAYLGTGWGFPPTFEKKARSVRLVSAEDDIRESLQILLSTNLGERVMQPNYGCNLQDLLFESLSPTVASNIKELVRTAILYYEPRIRLNKLDIQQGISDRQNPSAVNEADAQGLIQIIVDCTIISTNSRFNFVYPFYLQEGSGN
- a CDS encoding PAAR domain-containing protein, with the protein product MGKPAARLTDMHICPMQTPGLPPIPHVGGAIVGPGVPTVLIRGLPAAVLGDSCVCVGPPDAIVLGSSTVMIGGKPAARLGDTTAHGGSIVLGEFTVLIGG